A single Nostoc sp. PCC 7107 DNA region contains:
- a CDS encoding 4-hydroxybenzoate solanesyltransferase — protein sequence MLITPEPKQEPVWLVIIRLLRWHKPEGRLILMIPALWAAVLAAAGQPPLPLVGVIVLGTLATSAAGCVVNDLWDKDIDPEVERTRDRPLASRALSIKVGIAVAIVALVCAAILAFYLNSLSFWLSVAAVPVIILYPGAKRVFPVPQLVLSIAWGFAVLISWSAVTGSISQATWLLWGATVLWTLGFDTVYAMSDKEDDRRIGINSSALFFGNYASDAIGIFFVGTILLLGWLGMVIHLHWAFWMTLTLATIGWVWQYWRLKQKDLPNVAYAEMFRQNVWIGFILLGGMIVGWI from the coding sequence ATGTTGATTACGCCAGAACCTAAGCAAGAACCTGTGTGGCTTGTAATTATCCGGCTTTTACGCTGGCATAAACCGGAAGGGCGGTTAATTCTGATGATTCCGGCCTTGTGGGCTGCGGTCTTGGCGGCTGCTGGCCAACCGCCTTTACCTTTGGTGGGAGTGATTGTGTTGGGTACTCTCGCCACAAGTGCAGCTGGGTGTGTGGTCAATGATTTGTGGGATAAAGATATTGACCCAGAAGTTGAGAGAACACGAGATCGCCCTTTAGCTTCTCGCGCTTTATCAATTAAAGTTGGTATTGCCGTGGCTATTGTTGCTTTGGTATGTGCCGCCATACTGGCATTTTATCTTAATTCTCTCAGTTTTTGGCTATCGGTTGCCGCCGTCCCCGTAATTATACTGTATCCAGGGGCAAAGCGTGTGTTTCCTGTACCACAGTTAGTACTATCCATCGCTTGGGGTTTTGCGGTGTTGATTAGCTGGAGTGCTGTGACTGGAAGTATTTCCCAAGCAACTTGGTTACTTTGGGGTGCAACTGTACTCTGGACATTGGGCTTTGATACTGTCTATGCTATGAGCGACAAGGAAGATGACCGACGCATAGGTATTAATTCTAGTGCTTTGTTTTTTGGCAATTATGCCTCAGATGCGATCGGTATTTTCTTTGTTGGCACAATCTTGTTATTAGGTTGGCTGGGGATGGTGATTCACCTTCACTGGGCTTTTTGGATGACTCTCACACTAGCTACTATTGGCTGGGTTTGGCAGTATTGGCGCTTGAAACAGAAAGATTTACCGAATGTAGCTTACGCTGAAATGTTTCGGCAGAATGTCTGGATTGGTTTTATTTTACTGGGTGGGATGATTGTTGGCTGGATTTAA
- a CDS encoding type II toxin-antitoxin system VapC family toxin encodes MKILLDTHIFLWFISGDKQLPTDVRDAICNLDNQIYLSVVSIWECIVKYQLGKLPLPESPEIYIPKQRDRHQITNLDLDEGSVTQLASLPALHKDPFDRMLICQALQHGLTIATVDSAIRAYSVSTI; translated from the coding sequence ATGAAAATTCTTCTAGATACTCATATTTTCTTATGGTTTATCAGTGGTGATAAACAGCTACCAACAGATGTTAGAGATGCAATTTGCAATCTAGATAATCAGATTTATCTCAGTGTTGTCTCAATATGGGAGTGCATTGTTAAATATCAATTAGGCAAGTTACCATTGCCAGAATCCCCTGAAATATATATTCCCAAACAACGCGATCGCCATCAAATTACAAATCTTGACTTAGATGAAGGTAGTGTTACTCAACTTGCTAGTCTACCAGCATTACATAAAGATCCCTTTGATAGAATGCTTATATGTCAGGCTTTACAGCATGGTTTAACGATTGCAACAGTTGATTCAGCAATTCGCGCCTATAGTGTTAGTACTATTTGA
- a CDS encoding RNA-directed DNA polymerase — MKLQENSLRWALNHVFKYSDTDLFPKPVEFDILNEVEDEAINRFKDIDLGNYQHNPSRRFIVPKDEISYRTATQLDPLDHTILTAIIHEFGQLIENRRIPTSDNKVFSYRFNPQNDGSLYNPNISWLEFWKTCEQKSFNYKYAVSLDIADFYNQIYHHNIENQLIESGFPNQVKKWLMNLLESVTAKVSRGIPTGPHATHLLGELSLIPVDNSLSLKGIDFCRFVDDIIIFCNSKQEARIIIYQMAEILDKQQRLILQRQKTKIYTSDELKQRCTLMTKDQPINSYEESIINIIKMYSSSNPYTTVNIQNINDEQLNIFSKFFVDKILSDYLNNDEPNYTRLRWFLRRLSQVGIPSAVEFCLDNIDSLTPAISDICHYLISINNNYSGNWKILGSKIINILYTDIIKSNEYFQISLMSLFARNSSLNNASQIIAIYQNSPSSLRREILLSAYSQNMGDWIRELKESYTIMDIWCKRAFIIASTTLPVEERKFFLDYVKDNSLLNDILIKWAKSK, encoded by the coding sequence ATGAAACTTCAAGAAAATTCACTGAGATGGGCTTTAAATCATGTGTTTAAATATAGCGACACAGATTTATTTCCTAAGCCTGTAGAGTTTGACATTCTTAATGAAGTCGAAGATGAAGCAATAAATCGCTTTAAAGACATAGATTTAGGTAACTATCAACATAATCCTTCTAGAAGATTTATAGTACCCAAGGATGAAATTTCATATAGGACTGCAACACAACTAGATCCATTAGATCACACTATATTAACAGCAATTATTCACGAATTTGGCCAGCTTATTGAAAATAGAAGAATTCCTACATCAGATAATAAAGTTTTTAGTTACAGATTCAATCCACAAAATGATGGGAGTTTATATAACCCTAATATTTCATGGTTAGAATTTTGGAAAACATGTGAACAAAAAAGCTTCAATTATAAATACGCAGTCTCTTTAGATATTGCAGATTTTTATAATCAAATCTACCATCATAATATTGAAAATCAGCTAATTGAATCTGGATTTCCTAATCAGGTAAAAAAGTGGTTGATGAATTTATTAGAAAGTGTAACAGCAAAAGTTTCTAGAGGAATTCCTACTGGGCCACATGCTACTCATTTGTTAGGAGAGCTTTCACTAATTCCTGTAGACAATAGCTTATCTTTAAAAGGTATAGATTTTTGTCGTTTTGTTGATGATATTATTATATTTTGTAACAGCAAGCAAGAAGCAAGAATTATTATTTATCAGATGGCAGAAATACTAGATAAACAACAAAGGTTAATATTACAGAGGCAAAAGACGAAAATATATACATCTGATGAATTAAAACAGCGTTGTACTTTAATGACTAAGGATCAACCTATTAATAGTTATGAAGAAAGTATTATTAATATAATAAAAATGTATTCATCAAGTAATCCATACACAACTGTAAATATTCAGAACATTAATGATGAGCAGTTAAATATTTTCAGCAAATTTTTTGTAGATAAGATATTGTCTGATTATTTAAATAATGATGAACCAAATTATACTCGCCTGAGATGGTTTCTAAGAAGACTTTCACAAGTAGGTATTCCATCTGCTGTTGAGTTCTGTCTTGATAATATTGATTCCTTAACGCCAGCAATCAGCGATATATGCCATTATTTAATATCAATCAACAATAACTATAGTGGTAATTGGAAAATACTAGGTAGTAAAATAATAAACATTTTATACACCGATATCATTAAATCAAATGAATATTTTCAAATATCATTAATGAGCCTTTTTGCTAGAAATTCCTCACTAAATAATGCCAGTCAGATAATTGCTATATATCAGAATTCCCCTTCAAGCCTGAGAAGAGAAATTTTATTAAGTGCTTATTCCCAAAATATGGGTGACTGGATTCGTGAACTTAAGGAAAGTTATACAATTATGGATATATGGTGTAAACGTGCATTTATTATTGCATCAACAACTTTACCCGTAGAAGAGCGAAAATTTTTTTTGGATTATGTGAAAGATAATAGTTTATTAAATGACATATTAATAAAGTGGGCTAAATCCAAATAA
- a CDS encoding diguanylate cyclase — MNISILVFGSDKFVAQLPDQILDTNAFNIEVIDNFHQAISKIEISPPDVIFIQSSLDGSIEMCSWLKNQNQLSWLYCILFEDRSYQLAAKSEQDLCWEWEMTATALRQGADAYIWQLTDEIIAKNPVSVAAHHQIILSQLNVGLRKAQKYRELMRTNDLLSAIALADSLTEISNRRAMEWDLPRQVKKARSQNTPLSLIILDIDYFKKVNDTYGHLVGDRLLQLLAFRLRHNLRCKDTPFRYGGEEFVVVLSNTSSEEAMIVAERLNRIVADQPFAIDQGLTIPITISLGVATLQANDDDKGYSLLHRADQCLLNAKNLGRNQVVSGEYTDFSYLKAVSL, encoded by the coding sequence ATGAATATTTCTATTCTGGTCTTTGGAAGTGATAAATTTGTTGCCCAACTTCCCGATCAGATCCTGGATACAAACGCTTTTAATATAGAAGTTATTGATAATTTCCATCAAGCAATTTCTAAAATTGAAATTTCTCCGCCTGATGTCATCTTTATACAATCAAGTTTAGATGGAAGTATAGAAATGTGCAGTTGGTTAAAAAACCAAAACCAACTATCTTGGTTGTATTGTATCCTTTTTGAGGATCGTTCCTATCAGTTAGCTGCTAAAAGTGAGCAAGATTTGTGTTGGGAATGGGAAATGACTGCTACTGCACTCAGACAAGGTGCTGATGCTTATATTTGGCAGTTGACAGATGAGATAATCGCCAAAAATCCTGTCAGTGTAGCAGCGCATCATCAGATAATACTATCTCAATTGAATGTTGGTTTACGAAAAGCTCAAAAATATCGTGAACTGATGCGGACAAATGATTTATTATCTGCGATCGCTTTAGCAGATTCGTTAACAGAAATTAGTAATCGCCGGGCGATGGAATGGGATTTACCTCGACAAGTAAAAAAAGCTAGATCTCAAAATACTCCTTTGAGTTTGATTATTTTAGACATAGACTATTTCAAAAAAGTCAACGATACTTATGGACATTTAGTAGGCGATCGCCTGTTACAATTATTAGCCTTCAGACTGCGACACAACCTCAGATGTAAAGATACGCCATTCCGTTATGGTGGTGAAGAATTTGTAGTTGTGCTAAGTAACACCAGTAGTGAAGAAGCTATGATAGTCGCAGAACGCTTAAATCGCATAGTTGCAGATCAACCATTTGCCATTGATCAAGGACTAACTATTCCCATTACAATTAGCTTAGGTGTTGCTACTCTCCAAGCTAACGATGATGATAAAGGTTATAGCTTACTTCATCGTGCTGATCAATGCCTGTTAAATGCGAAAAACTTAGGGCGTAATCAAGTAGTTAGTGGGGAATATACTGATTTCTCCTATCTTAAAGCCGTATCTTTGTAA
- a CDS encoding type II toxin-antitoxin system Phd/YefM family antitoxin: protein MQKITVDEIQQNPLKYLNQVEAGESFIIIQADKEIAELKPIQSINKPLRPFGLCAGEFTVPDDFDAPLPEDILNAFEGG from the coding sequence ATGCAGAAAATTACAGTTGATGAAATCCAACAAAATCCATTAAAATACCTCAACCAAGTTGAGGCAGGTGAAAGTTTTATTATTATTCAAGCAGATAAAGAAATTGCTGAATTAAAACCAATTCAAAGTATTAACAAGCCGCTAAGACCATTTGGTTTATGTGCAGGAGAGTTTACTGTACCTGATGATTTTGATGCACCTCTGCCTGAAGATATATTAAACGCATTTGAGGGCGGATGA
- the alaS gene encoding alanine--tRNA ligase, whose amino-acid sequence MSSNPQFISGNEIRTLFLDFYAKRKHQILPSASLVPEDPTVLLTIAGMLPFKPIFLGQRTPEFKRATTSQKCIRTNDIENVGRTKRHHTFFEMLGNFSFGDYFKEQAIAWGWEISTQVFGFSPQNLVVSVFEEDDEAFEIWRDKIGVSAARIKRMGADDNFWASGPTGPCGPCSEIYYDFHPERGEDNIDLEDDTRFIEFYNLVFMQYNRDASGNLTPLQNKNIDTGMGLERMAQILQKVPNNYETDLIFPIIQTAAQIAGIDYHTSDDKTKVSLKVIGDHVRSVVHMIADEIRASNVGRGYVLRRLIRRVVRHGRLLGISGNFINQVAERAIALSESAYPNVRQREASIKAELEREESNFLRTLDRGEKLLEEIIQQVQQQGQTEISGESAFTLYDTYGFPLELTQEVAEENNLTVDEAGFNTEMQKQVERAKAAHETIDLTVQGSLDKLAEHIHATEFIGYTQAAATVKVEVLLVDGVAEEAAEAGTEVQIVLNQTPFYAESGGQIGDRGYISGDGIVVRVEDVKKESDFFVHFGRIERGTLRVGDTVTAQIDAACRRRAQANHTATHLLQAALKKIVDEGISQAGSLVSFDRLRFDFNCPRALTTEEVQQVEEQVNTWISEAHSAKIEVLPLAEAKARGAVAMFGEKYGEEVRVIDFPSVSMELCGGTHVSNTAEIGVFKIISEAGVASGVRRIEAVSGLAILDYLNVRDKVVKDLSDRFKVKPEELPDRITTLQTELRTTEKQLETLKGQLAIAKSDSLLETAQTLGDHKIIVAQLEGVDPESLKTAAERLLQKIGNGAVVLGSVPEAGKVSIVAAFSPEVNKKGLQAGKFVGAIAKICGGGGGGRPNLAQAGGRDDSKLPEALAQAQSELNAGLG is encoded by the coding sequence ATGTCTTCTAATCCCCAATTCATCAGCGGTAACGAAATTCGCACCTTATTCCTTGACTTCTACGCCAAACGGAAACACCAAATTCTCCCCAGTGCTTCCCTCGTACCGGAAGATCCAACCGTGCTGCTGACGATCGCGGGGATGTTACCATTTAAGCCGATATTCCTGGGACAGCGCACACCCGAATTTAAAAGAGCCACCACATCGCAAAAGTGTATCCGTACCAACGATATCGAAAACGTTGGACGCACCAAACGCCACCACACGTTTTTTGAGATGTTGGGTAACTTCAGCTTTGGTGATTATTTTAAAGAACAAGCGATCGCCTGGGGTTGGGAAATCTCCACACAAGTTTTTGGCTTCTCTCCCCAAAATCTCGTTGTCAGCGTCTTTGAAGAAGATGACGAAGCTTTTGAAATCTGGCGTGACAAAATTGGCGTATCCGCAGCCAGAATTAAACGGATGGGTGCAGATGATAACTTTTGGGCTTCTGGCCCGACTGGCCCTTGCGGCCCTTGTTCGGAAATTTATTACGACTTCCACCCCGAACGCGGCGAAGATAATATCGATTTAGAAGATGACACCCGATTTATCGAGTTCTATAACTTGGTGTTTATGCAGTACAACCGGGATGCGTCCGGTAATTTAACACCACTGCAAAATAAGAATATAGATACTGGTATGGGTTTGGAGAGGATGGCGCAAATCCTCCAAAAAGTGCCGAATAATTATGAAACAGATTTAATTTTCCCAATTATTCAAACAGCCGCGCAAATTGCTGGGATTGACTATCATACTAGCGATGATAAAACCAAAGTTTCTTTAAAAGTCATTGGTGATCATGTACGTTCTGTCGTTCACATGATTGCTGATGAAATCCGCGCCTCGAATGTGGGACGGGGTTATGTGTTGCGGCGCTTGATTCGGCGGGTGGTACGTCATGGCCGATTACTGGGGATTTCTGGTAACTTTATCAACCAAGTTGCAGAAAGGGCGATCGCTCTTTCAGAATCAGCTTACCCCAATGTGCGGCAACGGGAAGCATCAATCAAAGCAGAATTGGAACGGGAAGAGTCGAATTTCCTCAGAACCCTGGATAGAGGTGAGAAACTTCTGGAAGAAATTATCCAACAAGTGCAGCAGCAAGGACAAACCGAAATCAGTGGTGAAAGTGCCTTCACCCTTTATGATACCTACGGTTTCCCTCTCGAACTCACCCAAGAAGTCGCGGAAGAAAATAACCTCACCGTTGATGAAGCCGGATTTAATACCGAAATGCAAAAGCAGGTGGAACGCGCGAAAGCCGCCCACGAAACCATTGATTTAACTGTGCAAGGTTCCCTCGACAAACTTGCAGAACATATCCACGCCACGGAATTTATCGGTTATACCCAAGCTGCGGCGACGGTGAAAGTGGAAGTGTTACTAGTCGATGGTGTCGCCGAAGAAGCAGCGGAAGCCGGAACCGAGGTACAAATAGTCCTTAACCAAACGCCATTTTATGCTGAATCTGGGGGACAAATAGGCGATCGCGGTTATATCTCTGGCGATGGTATTGTGGTGCGCGTGGAAGATGTGAAGAAAGAATCTGATTTCTTTGTTCACTTCGGACGCATCGAACGGGGAACTCTGCGGGTTGGCGATACAGTCACCGCCCAAATTGATGCTGCTTGTCGTCGTCGCGCCCAAGCTAACCATACCGCAACCCACTTACTGCAAGCGGCGTTAAAGAAAATCGTTGATGAGGGAATATCTCAAGCAGGTTCTCTCGTTTCCTTCGACAGATTGCGCTTTGACTTCAACTGTCCCCGCGCTTTAACAACCGAGGAAGTCCAACAAGTTGAAGAACAGGTAAACACTTGGATTTCCGAGGCGCATTCCGCCAAAATCGAAGTATTACCCTTAGCCGAAGCCAAAGCTAGAGGTGCGGTGGCGATGTTTGGGGAAAAATACGGAGAAGAAGTCCGCGTCATCGATTTCCCTAGTGTGTCGATGGAATTGTGTGGAGGTACGCACGTAAGTAATACTGCGGAGATTGGCGTATTTAAGATTATTTCTGAGGCTGGCGTGGCCTCTGGAGTGCGGCGGATTGAAGCAGTTTCTGGCCTGGCGATTTTAGATTACTTAAATGTCAGGGATAAAGTCGTCAAAGATTTAAGCGATCGCTTTAAAGTTAAACCCGAAGAACTACCAGACAGAATCACCACTCTGCAAACCGAATTGCGAACCACTGAAAAACAACTAGAAACGCTAAAAGGACAACTAGCGATCGCTAAATCTGACAGCTTACTAGAAACAGCCCAAACATTAGGCGACCATAAAATTATTGTTGCCCAACTCGAAGGCGTTGACCCCGAATCCTTAAAAACTGCGGCGGAACGCTTACTGCAAAAAATCGGTAACGGTGCAGTGGTACTCGGTTCCGTTCCCGAAGCTGGTAAAGTCAGCATAGTTGCAGCCTTTAGTCCAGAGGTGAATAAGAAAGGTTTGCAGGCTGGTAAATTTGTCGGTGCGATCGCTAAAATCTGCGGTGGCGGCGGTGGTGGTAGACCAAACCTCGCCCAAGCCGGCGGCCGCGACGACAGTAAATTACCAGAAGCGTTAGCACAAGCGCAAAGTGAGTTAAACGCTGGCTTGGGTTAA
- a CDS encoding DUF2157 domain-containing protein: protein MILDNFQRKLRRESQLWRDEGLISASQYQQLADRYQFNNLEVAARDRSMMTAVMIGSILLTLGMITFVAANWLGWSRDVKFIIMMSLFMATTITGFYTWRQAAVGISEGKKPKRSQRLLGEGLLILGAMVFGATIALMADVFNINGSTPELFFAWGFGVLVMAYSLSLNSLGILGIILIQIGYWTGLGDLRYSANEWNWAILVIKHMPLLSWVLFVPLAYFCRSRWIFAIAAFIFASSLQLNLDPLPLSTLSETAPWVASFAFTLPPALFWSYDDLLFPTINYRLFQSLARDLALIAFGLAFYVLSFRWLWQTSGYNFSSSTSNINIFAYRPIIDLGILSGLAVLQWLFLARQRNKPIRREAIFNLPLIVTFLGFTAVVPFWHQAINPIDDLGVFAFNVLFTVLAWGLIREGLKFNDRRSFWGGMLLLTLQVISRILEYDTELLLKSLVFVMCGSALISAGLWFERRVGSNSKSSGNAKSS from the coding sequence ATGATATTGGATAATTTTCAGCGGAAGTTACGCCGAGAATCACAACTATGGCGAGATGAAGGACTAATCAGTGCTTCGCAGTATCAACAACTAGCAGACCGTTATCAATTTAATAACCTAGAAGTGGCTGCACGCGATCGCTCAATGATGACTGCGGTTATGATTGGTAGTATCCTCCTCACCTTGGGCATGATCACTTTTGTTGCCGCTAACTGGTTAGGATGGTCGCGGGATGTCAAATTCATCATCATGATGAGTTTGTTTATGGCTACAACTATCACTGGTTTTTACACCTGGAGACAAGCCGCCGTTGGCATCTCTGAAGGTAAAAAGCCAAAACGTAGTCAACGCCTCCTGGGTGAAGGATTGCTCATTTTAGGCGCGATGGTGTTTGGTGCAACTATCGCATTGATGGCTGATGTGTTCAATATTAACGGTTCCACGCCAGAACTGTTTTTTGCCTGGGGTTTTGGCGTTTTGGTCATGGCTTACAGTCTGTCTCTAAATTCCCTAGGAATTCTGGGAATTATCCTGATCCAAATCGGCTATTGGACAGGTTTAGGGGATTTACGATATTCCGCCAATGAATGGAATTGGGCAATACTGGTTATCAAACACATGCCTTTGCTGTCGTGGGTATTGTTTGTACCTTTAGCTTACTTCTGCCGTTCGCGGTGGATTTTTGCGATCGCAGCTTTTATTTTTGCCAGTTCTTTACAATTGAATCTCGATCCCTTACCACTGTCAACTCTGTCGGAAACTGCGCCTTGGGTGGCATCTTTTGCTTTTACTCTGCCCCCTGCATTATTCTGGAGCTATGATGACCTGCTATTCCCCACAATTAATTACAGGCTGTTTCAATCTTTAGCCCGTGATTTAGCGCTGATAGCTTTTGGTCTAGCTTTTTATGTGCTGTCTTTTCGTTGGCTGTGGCAAACTTCTGGCTACAATTTCTCTTCGTCAACTAGTAACATAAATATATTCGCCTATCGTCCCATCATTGATTTGGGAATTCTCAGCGGCTTGGCGGTACTACAATGGTTGTTTTTAGCCCGCCAACGAAACAAACCTATTCGTCGGGAAGCAATCTTCAATTTACCTTTGATTGTGACTTTTCTGGGCTTCACAGCGGTAGTACCTTTCTGGCATCAAGCTATCAACCCCATTGATGATTTAGGGGTTTTTGCTTTCAATGTGTTGTTCACAGTATTAGCTTGGGGACTAATTCGGGAAGGATTAAAGTTTAATGACAGGCGATCGTTTTGGGGCGGTATGCTGTTGTTAACGCTGCAAGTGATTAGTCGAATACTGGAATATGACACAGAACTGCTGCTGAAGTCACTAGTGTTTGTCATGTGCGGTTCGGCCTTAATTAGTGCGGGACTGTGGTTTGAACGCCGTGTAGGTTCTAACTCTAAGTCTTCCGGTAATGCCAAATCCTCCTAA
- a CDS encoding RsmB/NOP family class I SAM-dependent RNA methyltransferase, whose product MEKPSNLLLKLSRRLFESAEAQEKFIAALVNPQSFSPSILWCQPKPEILPFAVETPLTWQPQFIDRLVLGEKPGQHPLHNQGYFYCLDFSSVFSASILLAITQPISSVFDMCAAPGGKSIFAWKALQPELLISNEVIGKRLGMLISNLKRCQINPSMVVNRDSSIFAESIPASSNLVIVDAPCTGQSLLAKGEKAPGCFHPTAINKSANRQKRIIANSAKIVAPQGYLAYMTCTYSPEENEQVCEWFLSRFPQFQPVKVSHLQEYQSHLTNIPCYRIFPQSKLGAGAFAVLFQNTAESESQELDLSALSAVWMNSKDRLSNSTNTIGANC is encoded by the coding sequence ATGGAAAAGCCTTCCAATTTATTACTTAAACTTTCACGCCGTTTATTTGAAAGCGCAGAAGCACAAGAAAAATTTATCGCCGCCTTAGTTAATCCCCAATCTTTTTCACCGTCTATTTTGTGGTGTCAACCAAAACCAGAAATATTGCCCTTTGCAGTAGAAACACCCTTAACTTGGCAACCACAATTTATCGACAGATTAGTTTTAGGAGAAAAACCCGGTCAACATCCCCTACATAATCAAGGATATTTCTATTGCTTAGATTTTTCTTCTGTATTTTCAGCTTCAATTTTGTTAGCAATTACTCAGCCAATCAGTTCAGTTTTTGATATGTGTGCGGCTCCAGGTGGTAAAAGTATTTTTGCCTGGAAAGCTTTGCAACCAGAATTACTAATTAGTAATGAAGTAATTGGCAAACGTTTAGGTATGTTAATTTCTAACTTAAAACGTTGCCAAATCAACCCATCGATGGTGGTGAATCGAGATTCGAGTATTTTTGCTGAAAGTATCCCCGCCTCTAGTAACTTAGTAATTGTTGATGCGCCTTGTACCGGACAATCTTTACTAGCTAAAGGTGAAAAAGCACCCGGATGTTTTCATCCTACAGCAATTAATAAAAGTGCCAATCGCCAAAAAAGAATTATTGCGAATTCTGCTAAAATTGTTGCGCCTCAAGGATATCTGGCTTATATGACCTGCACCTATTCTCCAGAAGAGAATGAGCAAGTTTGTGAATGGTTTTTATCACGCTTTCCCCAGTTTCAACCAGTCAAGGTTAGTCATTTACAAGAGTATCAATCACACCTTACGAATATTCCTTGTTACCGCATATTTCCACAGAGTAAATTAGGCGCTGGTGCGTTTGCTGTGCTGTTTCAAAATACTGCTGAGAGTGAAAGTCAAGAGTTAGATTTAAGTGCTTTATCTGCGGTGTGGATGAATAGTAAAGATAGACTATCAAATAGTACTAACACTATAGGCGCGAATTGCTGA
- a CDS encoding Ppx/GppA phosphatase family protein, with translation MLNLVSAGWESMNTQPVQQHRIIAAIDLGTNSLHMVVVKIDPTLPAFSIFTREKETVRLGDRDLVTGDLKPEVMARAIATLRRFQAVAKTFNAETIIAVATSAVREAPNGKDFLHRIDSELGLSVDLISGQEEARRIYLGVLSGMEFNNQPHIIIDIGGGSTEIILGDSEEPRTLTSTKVGAVRLTGEFITTDPISNSELQYLQAYVRGMLERSVEDVLANIQFGEFPRLVGTSGTIETLALIDAREKLAMMPSSLNGYQLSLQDLQGWVNRLAKMTNVERTAISGMPEKRSEVILAGAIVLQEAMTLLGVDAVTLCGRALREGVIVDWMLTHGLIEDRLRYQSSIRQRSVLKQVSKYHINIEHSDRVAVFALSLFDQTQGTLHHWGEDERQLLWAAAILHNCGHHISHSAHHKHSYYLIRNGELLGYTETEIEIIANLARYHRKSPPKKKHENFRNLLSKNHRQVVCQLSAILRLAVALDRRQIGAISQVKFRYYPDVQEVYLSIFPSHPDDDCSLEMWSLDYKKNVFEAEFSVKLIANLESAKIAIN, from the coding sequence ATGCTAAATTTAGTTTCCGCTGGCTGGGAGAGTATGAACACTCAACCAGTTCAGCAACACCGGATTATTGCTGCCATTGATTTGGGAACGAATTCTCTGCACATGGTAGTGGTAAAAATTGACCCTACCCTACCAGCTTTTAGCATTTTTACCAGAGAAAAAGAAACTGTGAGACTGGGCGATCGCGATTTAGTTACTGGCGATTTAAAACCAGAAGTGATGGCTAGGGCGATCGCCACTTTAAGACGCTTCCAAGCAGTTGCTAAAACTTTCAATGCCGAAACCATCATTGCTGTAGCTACTAGTGCAGTGCGAGAAGCCCCCAATGGCAAAGATTTTCTCCACAGAATAGATAGCGAATTAGGTTTAAGTGTTGACTTAATTTCTGGCCAGGAAGAAGCCCGCCGCATCTATTTAGGAGTGCTGTCGGGGATGGAATTTAACAACCAGCCCCACATCATTATTGATATTGGTGGTGGTTCCACAGAAATTATTTTAGGAGACAGCGAAGAACCGCGCACACTCACCAGTACAAAGGTAGGTGCAGTGCGGCTAACAGGGGAATTCATCACCACTGACCCCATCAGCAATTCTGAGTTGCAATATCTGCAAGCTTATGTCCGGGGAATGTTAGAACGTTCTGTAGAGGATGTGTTAGCAAATATTCAGTTTGGCGAATTTCCCCGGTTAGTCGGAACATCCGGCACAATTGAAACTCTCGCCTTAATTGATGCTAGGGAAAAATTGGCGATGATGCCTTCTAGTCTCAATGGTTATCAATTGAGTCTCCAGGACTTGCAGGGTTGGGTGAATCGTTTGGCAAAAATGACCAATGTCGAAAGAACAGCCATCTCAGGTATGCCAGAAAAGCGGTCAGAAGTGATTTTAGCAGGTGCAATTGTACTGCAAGAAGCGATGACCTTGTTGGGTGTAGATGCAGTTACACTGTGCGGGCGGGCGTTGCGCGAAGGCGTAATTGTTGATTGGATGCTGACTCACGGTTTAATCGAAGACCGCTTACGTTACCAAAGTTCCATTCGCCAGCGGAGTGTGCTGAAACAGGTAAGCAAGTACCACATTAATATTGAACACAGCGATCGCGTAGCTGTCTTTGCCCTGAGTTTATTTGACCAGACTCAAGGCACCCTCCACCACTGGGGAGAGGATGAACGTCAGCTGTTATGGGCAGCAGCCATCTTACACAATTGCGGACACCATATCAGCCATTCTGCTCATCACAAACACTCCTACTATTTAATTCGCAACGGCGAATTATTAGGCTATACCGAAACCGAAATCGAAATCATTGCCAACTTAGCCCGTTATCATCGCAAATCTCCCCCCAAAAAAAAGCACGAAAATTTCCGCAATTTGTTGAGTAAAAATCATCGGCAAGTCGTCTGTCAATTAAGTGCAATTTTACGATTAGCCGTCGCCCTAGATAGACGACAAATCGGTGCAATATCTCAGGTTAAGTTTAGGTATTATCCTGATGTGCAAGAAGTTTATCTATCGATTTTCCCCTCTCATCCTGATGATGACTGTTCCTTAGAAATGTGGAGTTTAGATTACAAAAAAAACGTGTTTGAAGCAGAATTTAGTGTCAAGTTAATTGCAAATTTAGAATCTGCTAAAATCGCAATTAACTAA